From the genome of Perca fluviatilis chromosome 8, GENO_Pfluv_1.0, whole genome shotgun sequence:
ggactatggttaactgctcctcagatctctgcagggtaaatccagacagctagctagactatctgtccaatctgagttttctgttgcacgactaaaacaacttttgaacgtacacgttccaccaaaacaagttccttccggaggctattttgcagaggcatcgttgctccgtccggtgcttagcgccgcccaagatatAGGGTTTTGTTAACAGCTGCAGATTTTTCAACAGCATATTCTTTAGCTTCCAGCCAACGTTAGCAGTTCATTTTCTAACGGAGATGTTAATCCTTTGGACTGAGGATTCCACCGTGAGTACCTACCCTCTGGGTCCCTCGGGGATGGCGCTGACCCGGCGACAGGCGTCTATCACAGTGGTACCCGGCTCCAACAGCAGCTCATGGAAGGGAGCCTCCCTGAAGAGCTCCTGAAGCTCCTCGTCACTCATTTCCTCCAAGGCCTGCACGCTGCTGTGATACAGTGCGTTGGTACATCTGCAACAATAATAtttaatgaataaatatttatgacttttcatgtcTGAATAGATAGATTATCCCCTCTGCAAGGAGGTCAGAGCAGCTGTCATGGGCAGCTACAGAACAGtgttcacagtttttttttctcagttacACTCATTTATTCTCCAACAAAATGAAATGAACTgctgaaccccccccccccaaaaaaaacacgtAGAAAACGTTAATTATATTGAATAAAAGAGCATTACATATCACATGTATCACAAACCCATGCAGCATGTTCTGACCTTTTAGCACTCTCGAGGCCCTCCTTCCCATGCACCAGTTTTGTCACCTCTGCGGCCAGCCGTTTATGTGCGAGGCGTTTCCCTGGATCCGCTCTCTGCTGCTCCATCAGCCTCTCCACCTCCGCCAGAGGCAGGAAGGTGAACAGCTTCAGGTGCCTGGGAAAAGACCACACAATATGCATCAGCCTCCTGTTACAGTGCACAGAATAActacatttactgtatgttaGATTCTACCTCAACCAGCCagattataataataacaataataatgatttatactttattaatcccgcaagagaaattacaatgttttcactctgttgttagaacaaacgttacacacaggcctgaaacacacacacacatacgctcagtacctatacatgcacaaatgaagagatgtcagagtgagggggctgcagctgtcgatggacaggcgccccgagcagttgggggttcggtgccttgctcaagagcaccttggcagtgcccaggaggtgaactgggaCCTCCCCAGCTACCAGTCCGCCACTGTTCTTTGGTCCATATGGGGACTTGAATCAGCGACCCCCCCCGGTTATTATGTGATGCGTGTAAAAGCAACCATTTATGAGATGCTTTCAGGTCTTGCACTGTCCATTTATATGCAAAACCTCTCAAAGGGGCTTCGTCTTCACCTACCCTTCCACGCTGGCGTCAGGCTGCCTGAGAAAGAACTGGTAGAGTTCAAAGGGAGACGTTTTGTCTCTGTTGAGCCACACCGCATTGCCGGCCGTCTTCCCGAGCTTGTCCCCCACAGAGCTGGTCACCAACGGGATGGTGAGGCCGTACACCTCCTCACCGCTCACTCTGCAGAGGAATCAGGATTCATTAACCACAGGTGCTGCATGTCTGGTGTAGGCATTTTAAAACGTGCCAGTGGAATGGTCcacattaggggtgggaatccccagaggcctcacgatacgatatcatcacgatacttgtgtcacgatacaatattattgcgattttaaagatattgcaatattctgcgatatattgcaatttattaccttttttccaacttcaaatttttcccaatttcaaatgatgtccccaaaagaaaactttgtcaacatctgttttatctaaaaagatacatttctcagtttgttcatctcacttcaattttattgctgcaaaatgagattgtcaagcagacaaactgaccaacacgtATATAAtcaaagatcgatacttggcgtctgtgtatcgattaggggtggtacggttcatgaaaaaacacccgaaccgctcggttcgctagtctcggttcggagcatgtgtgtaccgcacggtttgtcagtacactgttaatgtgcactaacctcttactgccgtagtgtccactttcgacacctatgttaaaacagttactggaaatgacgagcgggatgggcgtgacaaacgcaacccatggcagctgattggacgattgcgtcacatgggtctggctggtcccaaatttcaaagccagactgtcatggcggctcgttcagaatacgatctcatattgtactaaaatagttcaccgaaacgtgtttctgaaaaaattttaagaaataggccatgcagttgctgaatctgtcttcatttcagatcgacaaaggtcagtttaaaagattttcatcagattttgagagacaccgaacGACCcggctcctcaagtggagtggggcaccgctgcaggtcacgtcacgtcacctgcagaaatgtccagtgggagagaggctgcccagagctggaggatgcccgccgtcgtttatagtctggtgtgtgggaacattttggatttcacgttacctatgatgaaataaaacaatatagaactgccactgtgtgcacgttttgtgcaacatgcattcaatatgctaattttagctatatgctgaagtatattctggagtgataaagaaaaaccgtactgaaccgaaaaccgtgaccctaaaaccgtgatacgaaccgaaccgtgggttttgtgaaccgtaccacccctagtatcGATACTGTATTGCCACGGAAagtattgcgatactatgctgtattgattttttcccccacccctagtccACCTTGTTGAATTATTAGTGCCTTTTTCGCGTGCTTAATCACAAGGCACCGGAGCAATAATTCAATGAGGAATCAAATAAGGATGTTTTCatcaaatttgttttgtttaactttGTTGTTCAAAGTCATGATTTCAAGCACATTTTAATTAAAGCTATTCAAACTTGAAAATACTggagtttttgtttgtttgacgtgTGTAAAAAAAGTGTTGTATGATCTGCATAATAGAACACGGTTCACTGTATTAAACATTCCTACGATTATTTATTGTGGATACATTTGCGGTATATCGATATAAAACATCGTCATTAATATAGTGATAtaataaacattttttgtttgttattgaaCTCATAGTCATACATCAAATCACCCAGCTGGTCGGTGCCTCCAAGCTGAATCTTGCAGCTTTACATTTGGTTCAGGTGGTAGAAAATAAATCATGTACGCTTTTGCTGATTAACAGAAGATCACCTCCAGTTCGATAACTACACTTAGCTATAAAATGCGATTCAAGAgattttctgaaaatgttcaTAACTTGGGTTAGTCACTAAGACTGTCACATTGGTCACTTGGCAGGTGTCCGCAATGCATGAATCAATCTAAACGTTTGAAAttgttgaaatgtgttttaccGAGAATAATAACTGCTTGGTAGCTGGGTAAGTATGCAGAATTGAAGCGCCACTCCTAACAATTTACACAAGACCAGTCACATTTGTTGATGTGTATACAATTAccaagtagagctgggcaatatatcgatattatatcgatatcgtgataggagactagatatcgtcttagattttggatatcgtaatatggcataactgttgtcttttactggttttaaaggctgcattacagtaaacttatgtcattttctgaacttaacaGACTGGTAACTAATATTTACCTTTACGCACTtggtcattatatccacattactgatcaaaaatctcattgtgtaaatattttgtgaaagcaccaatagtcaacactaccgTCTCTGTATCGatatatttggtcaaaaatatcgtgatatttgattttctccatatcgcccagccctattaccAATTGGATCAATGATACTAAATGTACAGCTTTTCAACGAGGTATGTAACAACGCTCCCTGGCCATAACAAACAGAGATATTGCCGCTGCAATAACCTGTTGCACTCTTTTTAAGCAGGATGGACATTTACTTGTGAATGTACTCATGGCCAGACATCACATTTCCCAGCTGGTCGGTGCCCCCGAGCTGAATCTTGCAGCCGTATATTTGGTTCAGGTGGTGGAAGTCGTAAGCTTGGAACACCTGGTAGGTGAACTCTGTCAGGCTCATTCCGTCTGCGCCCTTCAGCCTGGACTGCACGCTGTGGCGGCTGAGCATGGTGCCCATCCTGAAGTGCCTTCCCGCCTCCGACAGAAACCCCACCACGCCCCAGTCCTTGTACCAGCTCAGGTTGTTCAGTACAGTCACGGTGCCCATCTTCCTAGAACCGTCCTGAAAGTGCAGTTCGTGGTTGGTGAAAATCCTGTGAATGCTCTCCCGGATGCTGCGTGTGTTCGCCTCGACAGCGTCCGCGGACAACCGCTCCCTCTCGCTCGTTTTCCCGCTCGGGTCTCCGATTTGTGCCGTGGCCCCTCCGAGCACAGCGAGGACATGGTGCCCGGCGCTTCGGAAGTGCAGCAGACCGATGATAGCGAGCAAGTTGCCCACGTGGAGGCTGTCGGCCGTAGGGTCGAAGCCGCAGTATACAGTCTGGGCGCCGGACTTGAGCAACCGAGGGAGCCGGTCCTGCGCTGCGTCTTCTGGGAAAGAGTCCTTCAGAATACCGCGTTTATTTAGAGAAAACAGAAGCCCGTTATGTGCAGGTGCAGAACAGTGGAATTTAGACCGGAGTGTGAAACACACGTTTGCTCGCCTAGGCAGAATACAGGATCCATGCCGCGATAAATAACGGCAGGTCCTCGCCATGGACGCAGCCATGTTGGACTGTGTCAAGAACACGAACGAGGAGGAGTTGAGAATCAGGAATTTGTTGGGagtatatactgtctatgagtaTAGCGCCTCTAGTGTACTGGTTCCCAAGCACGGTTAATCAACAACCGGGCAAAGTGGCAACTGTCCTGTAGTCTCGCATTACCAGACTCCACAGTGCCTATACTGTCCTGGAATCCTAGATCCTAGAATCCAGGGGCCATAGAAGCTCCAGGCAGCCACTTGGGGACCCTGGGGCAAAAATGAGCCATGGCGGGTTGACCTGTAGGTATTAAAACTAAAGGACACGGTTTTAAGACtagataataataaataaatagtaaattgtaggctaattgccccactggggatcaataaaagtataaaataaataaataatgtttagGTTCAGTTGATAGCCTATTGTAATTTAGTTGGGCATATCCCTTATCCCCATAGGTGTGTTTAATAACATT
Proteins encoded in this window:
- the yars2 gene encoding tyrosine--tRNA ligase, mitochondrial — protein: MAASMARTCRYLSRHGSCILPRRANVCFTLRSKFHCSAPAHNGLLFSLNKRGILKDSFPEDAAQDRLPRLLKSGAQTVYCGFDPTADSLHVGNLLAIIGLLHFRSAGHHVLAVLGGATAQIGDPSGKTSERERLSADAVEANTRSIRESIHRIFTNHELHFQDGSRKMGTVTVLNNLSWYKDWGVVGFLSEAGRHFRMGTMLSRHSVQSRLKGADGMSLTEFTYQVFQAYDFHHLNQIYGCKIQLGGTDQLGNVMSGHEYIHKVSGEEVYGLTIPLVTSSVGDKLGKTAGNAVWLNRDKTSPFELYQFFLRQPDASVEGHLKLFTFLPLAEVERLMEQQRADPGKRLAHKRLAAEVTKLVHGKEGLESAKRCTNALYHSSVQALEEMSDEELQELFREAPFHELLLEPGTTVIDACRRVSAIPEGPRGYQMVLEGAVWINHRRTDNPEQVLIPKLHILSNGLTLFRVGKRNFYIIKWLSL